One Malassezia restricta chromosome VI, complete sequence genomic region harbors:
- a CDS encoding N-acetylated-alpha-linked acidic dipeptidase — MHLCQEQRLRPQATRAAPETWPEKSARAHAAAASPRRPSRWPLGLSLVLMLYVWCRWLRADAPHNDSDTTALLRAFGPSIADEARCRVRASMNATGCVSTWRDRARAAEAAFLDVPSAESARAALQRYTSHVHIASDDRDAASARQVLTEWADLLGVPTDATDAIFDAGSTQSRTYMTQHGEPRVWADTYAVWLDRPVHASLSLTAANGSTVWEADLAEDVVRDDPTSAHGAPAFHAYSASGTAHAHVIYAGHGSHADFARLDALGVRVRGSVVLVRNGGVFRGLAVRAAQEHGAVGVLLYTDPADDGGVTEAHGHAAYPDGPARQRSSVERGSVQALSFQPGDPSTPGAPSYRDAARLPREEAISLPRIPSLPISYMHAQRLLRDMEGVGVEASAVRPDWGGAIPHTTYWTGPSRHMAHMTNEMDMQTRDIWNVYAVIPGHIDTQRIMVGHHRDAWGFGAGDPSSGTAAVHEVVRGLGHLLRRGWRPARTIVLASWDAEEYGLVGSTECGEDYASFLQDHVALYHNLDMAVRGSQFRAKASPSLQRVLHDAVKALPNVTLDHVGPLGSSSDFTVFLQHLGIASSDLGFDRAPSDPVYHYHSNYDSFAWMDRFGDPDFARHETVAKVYGLLVLRSAQSLFLPLSLTDTAQALVTHLASLENVARDANVRLAPTWLQRLADAIERLSQGARRLAAEQAALAKRLDAPDGDLAPTLRAVHAINERLQPWEQGWLDARGLRQRTWYRHLGVAPGRWLGYGATTFPGVTESITLDGGQHTTDELARLTLALERLAALMSRGRS, encoded by the coding sequence ATGCACCTGTGCCAGGAGCAGCGACTCCGGCCccaggcgacgcgcgccgcgcccgaGACGTGGCCGGAGAAgagcgcgcgagcgcacgccgccgctgcctcgccacgacgcccgtCGCGATGGCCTCTCGGCCTGAGCCTCGTCCTCATGCTGTATGTGTGGTGTCGCTGGCtccgcgccgacgcgccccACAACGACTCGGACACCACGGCCCTGCTCCGCGCATTTGGGCCGTCCATCGCCGACGAAGCTCGctgccgcgtgcgcgccagcaTGAACGCCACTGGCTGCGtctcgacatggcgcgacCGTGCGAgggccgccgaggccgcgTTCCTAGACGTGCCAAGCGCCGAgagcgcgcgtgccgcgctgcagcggTACACGTCGCATGTGCACATCGCCTCCGATGACCGGGATGCGGCGTCCGCGCGCCAGGTGCTCACCGAATGGGCCGACCTGCTCGGCGTGCccaccgacgccaccgacgcgATCTTCGACGCGGGATCCACGCAGAGTCGCACCTACATgacgcagcacggcgagccACGCGTGTGGGCCGATACCTACGCGGTATGGCTCGATCGGCCCGTCCACGCATCGCTCTCGCTCACCGCGGCGAACGGCTCCACGGTGTGGGAGGCCGACCTCGCCGAAgacgtcgtgcgcgacgatCCGACcagcgcgcacggcgccccCGCCTTCCACGCGTACTCGGCCTCCGGCAccgcgcacgcccacgTCATCTACGCCGGCCACGGATCGCACGCCGACTTCGCCCGCCTtgacgcgctcggcgtTCGCGTACGAGGGAGCGTCGTCCTGGTTCGTAATGGAGGTGTGTTCCGTGGCCTGGCCGTCCGCGCGGCGCAAGAGCACGGCGCGgtcggcgtgctgctgtaCACCGATCCcgcggacgacggcggcgtcACCGAGGCGCACGGGCACGCAGCGTACCCAGACGGCccggcgcggcagcgcagcagcgtagagcgcggcagcgtgcaggcgctgtcgtTCCAGCCCGGCGATCCATCGACGCCCGGCGCGCCTTCGTaccgcgatgcagcgcgcctGCCACGCGAAGAGGCCAtctcgctgccgcgcatcCCGTCCCTGCCGATCTCGTACATgcatgcacagcgcctCCTGCGCGATATGGAGGGCGTGGGCGTCGAAGCTAGCGCCGTCCGCCCCGACTGGGGCGGCGCGATCCCCCACACGACATACTGGACCGGCCCGAGtcggcacatggcgcacATGACGAACGAGATGGACATGCAGACGCGCGATATCTGGAACGTGTACGCCGTCATCCCCGGGCACAtcgacacgcagcgcatcatggTCGGCCACCACCGCGACGCCTGGGGCTTCGGCGCCGGAGATCCGTCGTCAGGCACtgcggccgtgcacgaAGTCGTAcgcggcctcggccacctCCTGCGGCGCGGCTGGCGCCCCGCCCGCACGATCGTACTCGCGAGCTGGGACGCCGAGGAGTACGGCCTCGTCGGATCGACCGAGTGCGGCGAGGACTATGCGTCCTTCCTCCAGGACCACGTCGCCCTGTACCACAACctcgacatggccgtgcgcggctCGCAGTTCCGCGCGAAAGCGTCTCCGTCGCTCCAGCGCGTCctccacgacgccgtgaAGGCGCTCCCGAACGTCACGCTCGATCACGTCGGCCCCCTCggctccagcagcgactTTACCGTCTTCctccagcacctcggcaTCGCGTCGTCGGACCTCGGCTTCGACCGCGCGCCGTCCGATCCCGTGTACCACTACCACTCGAACTACGACTCCTTCGCGTGGATGGACCGCTTCGGCGACCCCGACTTTGCGCGCCACGAAACCGTCGCAAAGGTCTACGGCCTCCTTGTCCTCCGCAGCGCACAGTCGCTCTTCCTGCCCCTGTCGCTCACCGACACCgcccaggcgctcgtcacgcacctggcgtcgctcgagaacgtcgcacgcgatgcCAACGTGCGCCTGGCGCCCACCTGGCTCCAGCggctcgccgacgccatCGAACGGCTCAGTCAGggcgcacggcgcctcgcagccgagcaggccgcgctggcaaagcgcctcgacgcgccTGACGGCGATCTcgcgccgacgctgcgcgccgtgcacgccatcaacgagcgcctgcagccCTGGGAGCAGGGCTGGCTCGATGCACGTGGCTTGAGGCAGCGGACATGGTACCGGCACTTGGGCGTCGCACCCGGCCGCTGGCTCGGCTACGGCGCTACGACCTTCCCCGGTGTGACAGAGAGCATCACCCTCGACGGCGGCCAACACACCACCGACGAACTCGCTCGCCtgacgctcgcgctcgaacggctcgccgcgctcatgTCTCGCGGTAGATCTTGA
- a CDS encoding 20S proteasome subunit alpha 6: MFRNTYDSDNTVFSPQGRLHQVEYALEAVKQGSAVVGLRSKTHAVLVALKRAPSELASYQRKVLKIDHHLGMGFAGLTSDARVLSHYMRQLALSSRLMYTRPLPVSRLMGSLADRAQLNTMQYGKRPYGVGFLVIGMDDTGPHLYEFNPTGNCFEYYAMSLGARNQSAKTYLESHLDEFHDADLEALLLHGIRAVRETLPQNKQLERAAVTVAFVGPGADADASSPALRDGQKLTILEDDALASYFDRLGPTERQRAAQARAEAQPHEQPPPMDEN, from the exons ATG TTTCGCAA CACCTACGACAGCGATAATACAGTGT TCTCGCCACAGGGGCGTTTGCACCAGGTCGAATATGCGCTGGAGGCCGTGAAGCAGGGCTCAGCCGTGGTAGGTCTGCGGTCCAAGACGCACGCCGTGCTGGTCGCGCTGAAACGTGCGCCTTCAGAGCTCGCGTCGTACCagcgcaaggtgctcaAGATTGACCACCACCTCGGCATGGGCTTCGCCGGGCTCAccagcgatgcgcgtgtgctCAGCCACTACATGCGCCAACTCGCGCTCTCGTCGCGGCTGATGTACACGCGCCCCCTGCCCGTCTCGCGGCTCATGGGATCGCTCGCTGACCGCGCACAGCTCAACACGATGCAGTACGGCAAGCGGCCGTACGGCGTGGGCTTCCTCGTGAtcggcatggacgacaCGGGCCCGCATCTGTACGAATTCAACCCTACGGGCAACTGCTTCGAGTACTATGCCATGAGTCTCGGTGCGCGCAATCAGAGTGCCAAGACATACCTCGAGAGCCATCTCGACGAATTCCACGACGCCGacctcgaggcgctcctCCTCCATGGCAtccgcgccgtgcgcgagaCATTGCCACAGAacaagcagctcgagcgcgccgccgtcACCGTCGCGTTCGTCGGACCgggcgccgacgccgatgCGTCCTCACCCGCCCTGCGTGACGGCCAAAAGCTGACGATCCTCGAAGACGACGCCCTCGCGTCGTACTTTGACCGCCTCGGGCCCACcgagcgccagcgcgctgcccaggcgcgcgccgaggcgcagccgcacgagcagccgccgcccatggacGAAAACTAG
- a CDS encoding signal recognition particle receptor beta subunit yields MPVDAVRVLCTCALVLCVTAVLLLRRTRAVPEAPYVSKGPRKVVLLGVEEAGKTNVFLRMVMGVAPDTTTSQRVNAARLSPSDACPHGIELVDTPGHARLRAQAMDAMRGADAVVFCIDASVASRGANEPAPGMSSTHARPSLHEALQHSVDYLHDVLHTLAADVPPQPLALSILFTRMDASPLFSDRATLADDKRRQQLLARCRRGLETAFMSRRETRGLSRTDATGRVVVGEIGDIRGDASLRERVWGRMRQALVPLGLVPAEARTAAELHPTRWGHKVRAGEGHQRSAEYALDYMVARRGAGAEAPFQCLDPRLVQGGCAAMDLGYVDRHGWDPTRVGEAYLPDVHAWLSPRAS; encoded by the coding sequence ATGCccgtcgatgccgtgcgAGTGCTGTGTACGTGCGCCCTGGTGCTGTGCGTCAcggccgtgctgctgctaCGGCGTACGCGCGCGGTCCCAGAGGCGCCGTATGTGAGCAAAGGACCCCGCAAAgtcgtgctgctgggcgtcgAAGAAGCGGGCAAGACCAACGTGTTTCTGCGCATGGTCATGGGCGTCGCGCCCGATACCACCACGTCGCAGCGTGTGAATGCCGCGCGGCTGAGCCCCTCGGACGCGTGCCCCCACGGCATCGAGTTGGTAGACACACCGGGTCATGCGCGTTTGCGTgcgcaggccatggacgcgaTGAGGGGCGCGGACGCCGTGGTGTTTTGCATCGatgcgagcgtcgcgagtcGCGGCGCGAATGAGCCTGCGCCGggcatgtcgtcgacgcacgcgcgcccGTCTCTGCACGAGGCACTACAGCACAGTGTGGACTACCTGCACGACGTACTGCATAcgctggcggcggatgtgccgccgcagCCCCTCGCGCTCTCGATCCTATTCACGCGTATGGACGCGTCGCCGCTCTTTTCTGACCGCGCCACGCTCGCGGATGAcaagcggcggcagcagctgctggcgcGGTGCCGCCGTGGTCTCGAGACGGCGTTCATGTCGCGCCGCGAGACGCGTGGCCTGTCTCGTACGGATGCGACgggccgcgtcgtcgtcggagaGATTGGCGATATTCGCGGCGACGCTTCGCTGCGGGAGCGCGTGTGGGGCCGTatgcgccaggcgctcgtgccgctgggcCTGGTGcctgccgaggcgcggaCAGCCGCCGAGCTGCATCCCACGCGGTGGGGGCACAAAGTGCGCGCGGGCGAGGGGCACCAGCGGTCGGCGGAGTATGCGCTCGATTACATggtcgcgcggcgcggaGCGGGGGCGGAGGCGCCCTTCCAGTGCCTCGATCCGCGTCTCGTGCAGGGCGGATGCGCGGCAATGGATCTGGGCTACGTCGATCGTCATGGATGGGACCCGACGCGCGTGGGCGAGGCGTACCTGCCGGACGTGCACGCGTGGCTCTCGCCGCGGGCGTCGTAG
- a CDS encoding ribosome biogenesis protein ERB1 — protein MPLGRKRAEPGGAPTRQTEVARVPAPDFPVGEGTLPLDDDEDAERELDARSADSGEDAVPALDARSADSEEEGEEASTESGFDSEEIEQWDDEADAKYADAEADEDVAEGDAALARMVARARVKPDEGERRTNKLGIDTAVAARFFDETRNDDGSQRGRVVRSDATGELKTVYPPIEPEYDSDSSTEDVPNRIGQVPMSWYDDLPHIGYDINGRRVLRPAQGDELDKFLESVEGEGGDAWFSARDEQRGMDVKLTDEELDMIRRMERAEVPLGDYDMYEPATDWFTQHERTMPLTARPEPKSRFVPSKWEHKKIMKIVRAIRQGRIVPHAPGREKPRFYAIWSDADEARADHPMHMPAPKLPLPTHVESYNPPEEYLLGDDERAEWEAADPEDRKLPFLPAKYASLRHVPGYEHALQDRFQRCLDLYLAPRVRRQRVEVDNPEALLPALPAPRELRPFPTHTDVVYAHAPWRVRTASLDPSGAWLLTGADDGHVRLWDAALGRCVASWDVNVGVAQSDRSPVYCVQWCPQRSWAIAAAVSAGRITLLAPPQCGRTRHEASVAHLTPPHADAPVDGHAQWTRLPERERARGVCVRIDVRSTQRATLVPKYVRWHARGDYFATVCPDTSGEAVLIHQISKQRSQAPFRRTRKAGTSAMAVQCVCFHPTRPWLFVATQRYVRIYDLVQQALVKTLQPGVRWISSLDVHPSGDHVILGSYDRRVQWFDLDLAERPYKTLRYHTRAVRAVAFHPHLPLFASAADDGTVHVYHATVYSDLLQNALLVPLKILRGHAVQQALGVLSLAWHPSLPWLVSAGADGDARLWTP, from the coding sequence ATGCCGCTGGGACGCAAGCGTGCCGAGCCGGGGGGTGCGCCGACCCGGCAGACGGAGGTAGCGCGCGTGCCGGCGCCTGACTTCCCGGTCGGGGAGggcacgctgccgctggacgacgacgaggatgcgGAGCGTGAGCTGGACGCGCGTTCGGCTGACAGCGGGGAGgacgctgtgcctgcgctcgatgcgcgctcGGCTGACAGCGAAGAGGAGGGTGAGGAGGCGAGTACCGAGTCAGGCTTTGACTCGGAGGAGATTGAGCAGTgggacgacgaggcggatgcGAAGTATGcggatgccgaggcggacgaggaCGTGGCGGAGggtgacgcggcgctggcgcggATGGTGGCGCGGGCGCGAGTCAAGCCCGACGAGGgggagcggcgcacgaacAAGCTGGGGATCGACAcggctgtggctgcgcGCTTCTTTGACGAGACGCGGAATGATGACGGCTCGCAGCGTGGGCGCGTGGTGCGCTCGGATGCGACGGGTGAGCTCAAGACGGTGTATCCGCCGATTGAGCCGGAGTATGACAGTGATTCGAGTACGGAGGACGTGCCGAACCGCATAGGCCAAGTGCCGATGTCGTGGTACGACGACCTGCCGCATATTGGCTACGATATCAATGGGCggcgtgtgctgcgtccAGCGCAGGGCGATGAGCTCGACAAGTTTCTCGAGAgcgtcgagggcgagggcggcgaTGCGTGGTTCTCGGCCCGAGATGAGCAGCGCGGGATGGATGTCAAGTTGACggacgaggagctcgatATGATCCGGCGGATGGAGCGCGCCGAGGTGCCGCTGGGCGACTATGACATGTACGAGCCGGCGACGGACTGGTTTacgcagcacgagcgcacgatgccgcTGACGGCGCGCCCTGAGCCCAAGAGCCGCTTCGTGCCGAGCAAATGGGAGCACAAGAAGATTATGAAGattgtgcgtgcgattcGGCAGGGCCGCATtgtgccgcatgcgccTGGGCGCGAGAAGCCGCGCTTCTATGCGATATGGAgcgatgccgacgaggcgcgggCTGATCACCCGATGCATATGCCGGCACCCAagctgccgctgccgacgcatgTCGAGTCGTACAACCCGCCGGAGGAGTACCTGCtgggcgacgacgagcgcgccgagtgGGAGGCCGCCGACCCCGAGGACCGCAAGCTGCCGTTCCTGCCCGCCAAGtatgcgtcgctgcgccatgtgccggGCTACGagcacgcgctgcaggaccgCTTCCAGCGGTGCCTCGACCTGTACCTCGCCCCTCGCGTCCGGCGTCAGCGTGTGGAGGTGGACAACcccgaggcgctgctgccggcgctgcCAGCGCCGCGGGAGCTGCGGCCGTTTCCTACGCATACGGACGTGGTGTacgcgcatgcgccgtggcgcgtgcgcactgCGAGTCTCGATCCCAGTGGCGCCTGGCTGCTGACGGGCGCGGACGATGGTCACGTGCGCTTAtgggacgcggcgctgggccgctgcgtcgcgagtTGGGACGTGAATGTGGGCGTGGCGCAGAGCGATCGGAGCCCGGTGTACTGTGTGCAGTGGTGCCCGCAGCGCTCCTGGGCGATCGCTGCGGCTGTCAGCGCAGGCCGCAtcacgctgctggcgccgccgcaGTGCGGCCGCACGCGGCACGAGGCCAGCGTCGCGCACCTCACGCCGCCACACGCCGATGCGCCGGTGGATGGCCATGCGCAGTGGACGCGCCTGCCTGAGCGGGAGCGGGCGCGGGGCGTGTGTGTGCGCATAGACGTGCGGagcacgcagcgcgccacACTCGTGCCGAAGTATGTGCGGTGGCACGCACGTGGCGACTACTTTGCGACCGTGTGCCCGGACACGAGCGGCGAGGCCGTCTTGATTCATCAGATCAGCAAGCAGCGCTCGCAGGCGCCGTTCCGACGCACACGCAAGGccggcacgtcggcgatggCCGTGCAGTGCGTGTGCTTCCACCCGACGCGCCCGTGGCTGTTtgtcgcgacgcagcgctATGTGCGCATCTACGACCTCGTGCAACAGGCTCTCGtcaagacgctgcagcCCGGCGTGCGGTGGATCAGCTCCCTGGACGTCCACCCCAGCGGTGATCACGTGATTCTAGGCTCGTACGATCGGCGCGTGCAGTGGTTTGACCTCGACCTGGCCGAGCGACCGTACAAGACGCTGCGGTACCACACGCGGGCGgtgcgcgccgtggcgtTCCACCCGCACCTGCCGCTGTTCGCGAGTGcggccgacgacggcacCGTGCACGTATACCATGCCACGGTGTACTCGGACCTGCTGCAgaatgcgctgctggtgccCCTCAAAATCCTGCGGGGCCACGCCGTGCAGCAAGCGCTGGGCGTGCTCAGCCTCGCATGGCACCCATCGCTTCCGTggctcgtgagcgccggcgccgatggcgacgcgcggtTATGGACGCCGTAG
- a CDS encoding oxidoreductase, translating to MASIRPLRTALNASGRYAYRAPELRIDHLVMGGGVVGLAIANALAHRFPSKSTYLVERHALPGQETSSRNSEVIHAGLYYPPHSLKTRMCTRGRTLLYDRIARHPDKIGGKQVGKLIVGTESDASYLAALHEHCSAIQPHTPPTRLLSGDEARQMEPSLSPRITHALYSPSTGIVSAHDLMSHLAAELEAELPDGETPDATMVLGTSVVRIDPHTPPRPPTKAGNDGSQEGWVVQLRTHDAAHAETDALLARVVINAGGLNAPRILNAVRPERDWLPMYLAKGSYASYRGAHDVRHLLYPTPHFGSGAKATSAFHSLGTHLTLDLEGHVRFGPDLTWLSAPSTLDPTRIDELGFEHDFWESHLAPEASEAWLESMHAAIQAYLPWIQRDGLQEDYAGIRPKLGGPDARTFFDFGLLWHASRDIESQRTWQTAPNEAGPRGPCGWLVSLVGVESPGLTSSLALGEHVAAMLQTHVWGRYDPSGRRRRYVDDVGHDALEAWA from the coding sequence atggcctcgattcggccgctgcgcacggcTCTCAATGCCAGTGGACGCTATGCGTATCGTGCGCCTGAGCTGCGGATTGATCACCTGGTGATGGGGGGTGGCGTGGTGGGTCTTGCGATAGCGAATGCTCTAGCGCACCGGTTCCCGTCGAAGTCGACGTACCTGGTGGAACGCCACGCGCTCCCTGGCCAGGAAACGAGCTCGCGGAATAGCGAGGTCATACACGCCGGGTTGTACTACCCACCTCACTCCCTCAAGACGCGCATGTGTACACGTGGACGTACGCTGCTGTACGACCGCATCGCGAGGCATCCCGACAAGATTGGTGGCAAGCAGGTCGGCAAGTTGATCGTCGGCACTGAGTCAGATGCATCGTACCTGGCGGCCCTGCACGAGCACTGCTCGGCCATCCAGCCGCACACGCCGCCCACTCGTCTCTTATCTGGTGACGAGGCTCGACAAATGGAGCCATCGCTCTCGCCCCGCATCACACACGCGCTCTACTCGCCATCGACGGGCATTGTCAGTGCACATGACCTCATGTCGCACCTggccgccgagctcgaggcggAGTTGCCTGATGGTGAAACACCCGATGCTACGATGGTGCTGGGCACCTCGGTCGTCCGCATTGATCCACACACGCCTCCGCGGCCGCCTACGAAGGCGGGCAACGACGGCTCACAGGAGGGATGGGTCGTTCAGCTCCGAACGCatgatgcggcgcatgccgagacggatgcgctgctcgcgcgcgtcgtcatcaATGCAGGTGGTCTGaatgcgccgcgcatccTGAATGCGGTGCGGCCCGAGCGCGATTGGCTCCCGATGTACTTGGCCAAGGGCAGCTATGCGAGCTaccgaggcgctcatgaCGTGCGGCATCTGCTGTATCCGACGCCCCACTTTGGCTCGGGCGCCAAGGCCACGTCTGCGTTCCATTCGCTGGGCACGCACTTGACGCTCGATCTCGAGGGCCACGTACGTTTTGGGCCGGACCTCACTTGGCTCTcggcgccctcgacgcTCGACCCGACGCGGATCGATGAGCTGGGCTTTGAGCATGACTTTTGGGAGTCGCACCTCGCGCCTGAGGCATCAGAGGCTTGGCTCGAGagcatgcacgcggcgaTTCAGGCGTACCTGCCGTGGATTCAGCGCGACGGCCTGCAGGAAGACTATGCTGGCATCCGGCCCAAGCTCGGCGGACCGGACGCGCGTACGTTTTTCGACTTTGGCCTCTTGTGGCATGCGAGTCGCGACATCGAATCTCAACGCACGTGGCAAACGGCCCCGAACGAGGCGGGGCCGCGCGGCCCGTGTGGCTGGCTCGTGAGTTTGGTCGGCGTGGAGAGTCCGGGCCTGACGTCGTCCctggcgctgggcgagcaCGTAGCTGCGATGCTGCAGACGCACGTGTGGGGCCGCTACGATCCGTCGgggcgtcgacgcaggtacgtcgacgatgtggggcatgatgcgctggagGCATGGGCGTAA
- a CDS encoding transporter, which yields MVETAILPDKKVVVLHEPVQIDNEKPWGDHPVHVDVDPQAPPPLDAQEGVLLPGRTFQRRVSNVAVTQEHLNEGAFGHLPLHGMPEVSGVEVVHKDKLEERNAQGPQMEDEFVVKWDGSDDQDRVLNWSMPFRIYQMTLAAALTLCTSFTSSVPSNIAFQMTEEFNTTINVTKAAIFMYVAGFCFAPLVWAPLSEMYGRRIVFIVSFAGFVCFNVGCMLAPNIGAMIVFRIFAGAFSSSSLTNSPAMIASLFSIRYLMRGIAVFSLGPIVGPCIGPIVSGYIVTAGANWRWVFRVSTIFSFVMLVLVLLTMPETHDGLRLKKKARRLRRETGDDRYKAPIEMRHVELTKMIGTVLGKPIKIFFTEPMLILVTIYMSFVYGTLYLFFVAYPIVFELMHGLSSGAEGLMFLGFSVGAFIGAIYCIFVDQRMYESKRQRHGSDLAPEVRLYTCMIAAPLLTISLFWFAWTSYPSISFWSPLVAGGMFGTATLFIFLSLLTYITEVYLANAASAIAANTVVRSAFGAGFPMFGQQMYETLKPRWATCVLAFIALAMFPIPFVFYRYGHVIRSWSKNALSEL from the coding sequence ATGGTCGAAACAGCCATCCTGCCGGACAAGAAGGTGGTGGTGCTGCATGAGCCCGTGCAAATAGACAATGAAAAACCATGGGGGGATCATCCCGTCCATGTGGATGTGGATCCACAGGCACCGCCACCCCTGGATGCACAAGAAGGCGTCCTACTGCCAGGCCGTACTTTtcagcgccgcgtgtccAATGTCGCTGTCACACAGGAACATCTCAACGAAGGCGCATTTGGCCATTTGCCACTGCATGGTATGCCAGAAGTATCTGGTGTAGAAGTCGTGCACAAAGACAAGTTGGAGGAGCGCAATGCTCAAGGACCCCAGATGGAGGACGAGTTTGTCGTCAAGTGGGACGGCTCGGATGATCAGGATCGTGTACTGAACTGGAGCATGCCCTTCCGTATATACCAAATGACTCTTGCTGCTGCCCTGACACTTTGCACATCCTTTACGTCGTCAGTTCCATCCAATATCGCATTTCAAATGACCGAAGAATTTAATACGACCATCAATGTGACCAAAGCTGCGATCTTCATGTATGTGGCCGGCTTCTGTTTTGCGCCCTTGGTATGGGCACCTCTGTCAGAAATGTATGGGCGCCGTATCGTGTTTATTGTCAGTTTCGCTGGCTTTGTGTGCTTCAATGTCGGCTGTATGCTCGCGCCGAATATCGGCGCCATGATTGTATTTCGTATTTTCGCCGGTGCCTTTTCATCCAGTTCACTCACCAACTCGCCCGCCATGATTGCTAGTCTCTTTTCTATCAGGTACCtcatgcgcggcatcgcTGTCTTCTCGCTAGGCCCCATTGTCGGCCCCTGCATCGGACCAATTGTGAGTGGATACATCGTGACGGCAGGTGCCAACTGGCGCTGGGTCTTCCGTGTGTCCACCATTTTTTCATTCGtcatgctcgtgctcgtctTGCTGACTATGCCTGAAACACATGATGGTCTACGCCTGAAGAAAAAGgctcggcggctgcgtcgcgaaACCGGCGATGATCGCTACAAAGCGCCCATTGAAATGCGGCACGTCGAATTGACCAAAATGATAGGCACTGTGCTCGGCAAGCCCATCAAAATCTTCTTCACAGAGCCGATGCTCATTCTGGTCACCATTTACATGTCATTCGTGTATGGTACCCTGTACCTGTTCTTTGTCGCGTACCCGATCGTATTCGAGCTCATGCATGGCCTCTCTTCTGGCGCTGAGGGTCTTATGTTTTTGGGATTCTCGGTGGGTGCGTTTATCGGAGCGATCTACTGCATATTCGTGGACCAGCGCATGTACGAAAGCAAGCGCCAACGCCATGGTTCTGATTTAGCGCCCGAAGTGCGTCTGTACACATGCATGATTGCCGCACCTCTGCTGACCATTTCCCTATTCTGGTTCGCATGGACATCATACCCCAGCATCTCGTTCTGGAGTCCATTGGTGGCAGGTGGCATGTTCGGCACAGCCACACTATTCATTTTCCTCAGTCTCCTTACCTATATTACAGAGGTGTACTTGGCGAATGCAGCCAGTGCTATCGCTGCCAACACAGTCGTTCGCTCAGCCTTTGGCGCAGGCTTCCCCATGTTTGGTCAGCAGATGTACGAGACGCTCAAACCGCGCTGGGCTACTTGTGTTCTGGCCTTTATCGCTCTGGCCATGTTCCCTATACCTTTTGTGTTTTATCGATATGGCCATGTTATTCGATCCTGGTCCAAGAATGCCTTGTCCGAGCTCTAA
- a CDS encoding charged multivesicular body protein 4 yields the protein MAGWFSWISGRRDNKNSARDAIIGLREQLHLMAKKEEHLLTKIDDELRKAKEHVTNNKRAAQAALRQKKMYETELDRLAGSRMTLETQVNAIENANMNLETMRAMQRGSAALKSIHANMDIDRVDNTMDSIREEMALSNEISEAISNPVGMGHELDEEELRNELQELEQDELQHQLVGAESAPAHHLATSSAAPRTSNHADTLDEDAELRALQAELAM from the exons ATGGCTGGATGGTTCAGCTGGATTAGTGGGAGGCGCGACAACAAAAATTCCGCTCGGGATGCCATTATTGGCCTtcgcgagcagctgcattTGATGGCAAAAAAGGAGGAGCACCTTCTGACGAAAATCGATGACGAGTTGCGCAAGGCCAAGGAACATGTGACAAATAACAAGCGTGCTGCTCAAGCCGCACTTCGACAGAAGAAAATGTACGAGACAGAGCTTGATCGGCTTGCTGGCAGCCGCATGACGCTGGAAACGCAAGTCAATGCTATTGAGAATGCGAATATGAATCTAGAGACCATGCGGGCGATGCAGCGAGGCTCAGCGGCATTGAAGAGCATTCATGCCAACAT GGATATCGACAGGGTCGACAACACGATGGACTCCATTCGTGAGGAAATGGCACTTTCGAACGAAATTTCTGAGGCGATCTCGAACCCAGTGGGTATGGGTCACGAACTCGATGAGGAAGAACTGCGGAACGAACTTCAGGAGCTCGAGCAAGACGAACTCCAACATCAGCTTGTGGGCGCTGAatctgcgccagcacatcACCTCGCTACATCCTCGGCCGCACCCCGGACGTCGAATCACGCAGATACGCTCGACGAAGATGCagagctgcgcgcgctccAAGCCGAGTTGGCCATGTGA